A stretch of the Malus sylvestris chromosome 10, drMalSylv7.2, whole genome shotgun sequence genome encodes the following:
- the LOC126587169 gene encoding mitochondrial arginine transporter BAC1-like isoform X2, whose product MADSSGYKEYLAGLIAGVATVGIGHPFDTVKVKMQKHNTSAQGITYRNSLHCTARVLRTEGIKGLYRGATSSFVGMAFESSLLFGMYSQMKQSLQGSAQGVGPQPQVIIPSAAYSGAVISFILCPSELVKCRMQIQGTDSVVPMSRRYGSPLDCALTTVKNDGRNFSRRFYNIAKRRNLIDVGVGIASGGLGGIAFWLAVLPLDVAKTIIQTTQDKNSSRNPFHILSSIYRSAGLKGCYIGLGPTIVRAFPANAAAIVTWEVAIKLLGIKRD is encoded by the exons atggcGGATAGTTCCGGTTACAAGGAGTACTTGGCAGGCTTGATTGCGGGCGTGGCCACCGTTGGAATCGGCCATCCCTTTGACACCGTCAAG GTAAAGATGCAAAAACACAACACTTCAGCACAAGGGATTACGTACAGGAATAGTTTGcattgtactgcaagggtacTAAGGACTGAAGGG ATTAAAGGACTTTACAGGGGGGCAACATCATCTTTTGTGGGAATGGCTTTTGAGAGTTCACTTCTTTTCGGCATGTATTCCCAGATGAAACAGTCACTGCAG GGAAGTGCACAAGGTGTAGGGCCACAGCCCCAAGTCATAATTCCGTCTGCAGCTTATAGTGGAGCAGTCATCAGTTTTATATTATGCCCGTCGGAGCTTGTGAAG TGTAGGATGCAAATTCAAGGCACAGACTCTGTGGTTCCAATGTCCAGAAGATATGGCAGTCCTCTTGATTGTGCCCTTACAACTGTGAAAAATGATGGG AGGAATTTTTCGAGGAGGTTTTACAACATTGCTAAGAGAAG AAACTTGATTGACGTTGGAGTTGGGATTGCTAGTGGAGGCCTTGGTGGTATAGCT TTTTGGTTGGCTGTTCTACCCTTGGATGTGGCAAAAACCATAATTCAGACGACTCAAGATAAGAATTCTTCAAGAAATCCATTTCATATCCTGAGCTCG ATTTACAGAAGTGCTGGATTGAAAGGATGCTATATTGGCTTGGGTCCTACTATTGTTCGGGCTTTTCCTGCTAATGCAGCCGCAATCGTCACCTGGGAGGTGGCCATAAAACTATTAGGCATCAAGCGCGACTAA
- the LOC126587170 gene encoding squamosa promoter-binding-like protein 3, producing the protein MDSGRAHGKRTMSKYEVEEEEEEEEEEEEEEDEEEEESRSRRPSIVYGEDEGRTRVTMVNSTAATPTGRRSGAGGSTAGPCCQVDNCTADLSDLKQYYRRHKVCDVHAKAPSIVVGGFRQRFCQQCSRFHSLSEFDDSKRSCRRRLAGHNERRRKTSSEYHGHGGTSN; encoded by the exons ATGGATTCAGGCAGAGCTCATGGAAAGAGGACCATGTCGAAATAcgaggtggaggaggaggaggaagaggaggaggaggaagaggaagaggaggacgaggaggaagaagaaagtagGAGTAGGAGACCATCAATAGTGTATGGTGAGGATGAGGGGAGAACAAGAGTGACGATGGTGAATAGTACTGCTGCTACTCCTACAGGGAGAAGATCTGGTGCAGGAGGGTCTACGGCAGGGCCATGTTGTCAGGTAGATAATTGCACTGCTGACTTGAGTGATTTAAAGCAATACTACCGCCGCCACAAGGTCTGTGATGTTCATGCCAAGGCTCCGTCGATAGTCGTGGGTGGATTCCGGCAGCGTTTTTGCCAGCAATGTAGCAG GTTTCATAGCCTATCAGAGTTTGATGACAGTAAAAGGAGTTGTCGCAGGCGATTAGCTGGACACAATGAGCGGCGTCGGAAAACTTCATCGGAATACCATGGACATGGAGGCACGTCTAATTAA
- the LOC126587169 gene encoding mitochondrial arginine transporter BAC1-like isoform X1, with translation MADSSGYKEYLAGLIAGVATVGIGHPFDTVKVKMQKHNTSAQGITYRNSLHCTARVLRTEGIKGLYRGATSSFVGMAFESSLLFGMYSQMKQSLQGSAQGVGPQPQVIIPSAAYSGAVISFILCPSELVKCRMQIQGTDSVVPMSRRYGSPLDCALTTVKNDGVRGIFRGGFTTLLREGIGNSVFFSVYEYVRYYMHLQLRSASPDHRNLIDVGVGIASGGLGGIAFWLAVLPLDVAKTIIQTTQDKNSSRNPFHILSSIYRSAGLKGCYIGLGPTIVRAFPANAAAIVTWEVAIKLLGIKRD, from the exons atggcGGATAGTTCCGGTTACAAGGAGTACTTGGCAGGCTTGATTGCGGGCGTGGCCACCGTTGGAATCGGCCATCCCTTTGACACCGTCAAG GTAAAGATGCAAAAACACAACACTTCAGCACAAGGGATTACGTACAGGAATAGTTTGcattgtactgcaagggtacTAAGGACTGAAGGG ATTAAAGGACTTTACAGGGGGGCAACATCATCTTTTGTGGGAATGGCTTTTGAGAGTTCACTTCTTTTCGGCATGTATTCCCAGATGAAACAGTCACTGCAG GGAAGTGCACAAGGTGTAGGGCCACAGCCCCAAGTCATAATTCCGTCTGCAGCTTATAGTGGAGCAGTCATCAGTTTTATATTATGCCCGTCGGAGCTTGTGAAG TGTAGGATGCAAATTCAAGGCACAGACTCTGTGGTTCCAATGTCCAGAAGATATGGCAGTCCTCTTGATTGTGCCCTTACAACTGTGAAAAATGATGGG GTCAGAGGAATTTTTCGAGGAGGTTTTACAACATTGCTAAGAGAAGGTATTGGGAATTCAGTCTTTTTCAGTGTTTATGAGTATGTCCGCTATTACATGCATTTGCAACTGAGGTCTGCTTCACCCGACCACAGAAACTTGATTGACGTTGGAGTTGGGATTGCTAGTGGAGGCCTTGGTGGTATAGCT TTTTGGTTGGCTGTTCTACCCTTGGATGTGGCAAAAACCATAATTCAGACGACTCAAGATAAGAATTCTTCAAGAAATCCATTTCATATCCTGAGCTCG ATTTACAGAAGTGCTGGATTGAAAGGATGCTATATTGGCTTGGGTCCTACTATTGTTCGGGCTTTTCCTGCTAATGCAGCCGCAATCGTCACCTGGGAGGTGGCCATAAAACTATTAGGCATCAAGCGCGACTAA
- the LOC126587169 gene encoding mitochondrial arginine transporter BAC1-like isoform X3: MQKHNTSAQGITYRNSLHCTARVLRTEGIKGLYRGATSSFVGMAFESSLLFGMYSQMKQSLQGSAQGVGPQPQVIIPSAAYSGAVISFILCPSELVKCRMQIQGTDSVVPMSRRYGSPLDCALTTVKNDGVRGIFRGGFTTLLREGIGNSVFFSVYEYVRYYMHLQLRSASPDHRNLIDVGVGIASGGLGGIAFWLAVLPLDVAKTIIQTTQDKNSSRNPFHILSSIYRSAGLKGCYIGLGPTIVRAFPANAAAIVTWEVAIKLLGIKRD; encoded by the exons ATGCAAAAACACAACACTTCAGCACAAGGGATTACGTACAGGAATAGTTTGcattgtactgcaagggtacTAAGGACTGAAGGG ATTAAAGGACTTTACAGGGGGGCAACATCATCTTTTGTGGGAATGGCTTTTGAGAGTTCACTTCTTTTCGGCATGTATTCCCAGATGAAACAGTCACTGCAG GGAAGTGCACAAGGTGTAGGGCCACAGCCCCAAGTCATAATTCCGTCTGCAGCTTATAGTGGAGCAGTCATCAGTTTTATATTATGCCCGTCGGAGCTTGTGAAG TGTAGGATGCAAATTCAAGGCACAGACTCTGTGGTTCCAATGTCCAGAAGATATGGCAGTCCTCTTGATTGTGCCCTTACAACTGTGAAAAATGATGGG GTCAGAGGAATTTTTCGAGGAGGTTTTACAACATTGCTAAGAGAAGGTATTGGGAATTCAGTCTTTTTCAGTGTTTATGAGTATGTCCGCTATTACATGCATTTGCAACTGAGGTCTGCTTCACCCGACCACAGAAACTTGATTGACGTTGGAGTTGGGATTGCTAGTGGAGGCCTTGGTGGTATAGCT TTTTGGTTGGCTGTTCTACCCTTGGATGTGGCAAAAACCATAATTCAGACGACTCAAGATAAGAATTCTTCAAGAAATCCATTTCATATCCTGAGCTCG ATTTACAGAAGTGCTGGATTGAAAGGATGCTATATTGGCTTGGGTCCTACTATTGTTCGGGCTTTTCCTGCTAATGCAGCCGCAATCGTCACCTGGGAGGTGGCCATAAAACTATTAGGCATCAAGCGCGACTAA